A genomic stretch from Desulfohalobium retbaense DSM 5692 includes:
- a CDS encoding ferredoxin has product MSTSTPEITIDPIGCTGCESCAEVCPECFAMQDGTGLAVVREPLPDPIPDCLNEAIICCPTQCIHVEYPPESTS; this is encoded by the coding sequence ATGAGCACATCGACTCCTGAAATCACCATAGACCCCATCGGCTGCACCGGTTGCGAGAGCTGCGCCGAGGTCTGTCCGGAATGTTTTGCCATGCAGGACGGAACCGGCCTCGCTGTGGTGCGTGAGCCTTTGCCCGATCCGATTCCGGACTGCCTGAACGAAGCCATCATCTGCTGTCCGACCCAGTGCATCCACGTCGAATATCCTCCCGAATCGACTTCCTGA
- a CDS encoding tetrathionate reductase family octaheme c-type cytochrome, which yields MHFNRPAPLRVAWLGLAVLLLWSTTGLAAVEDQQQSVDKDYGAAEARKVVEAPKRWITADHSKHKILQKDFESGPEVTEACLTCHNEAALQFHETIHWTWICPADPNKEMGKNGVSMNNFUMSIKSNEARCTSCHAGYGWEDKNFDFTSEKNVDCLVCHEQTGTYKKFPTGAGHPVSEPKKFGGKMFYPPNWNKVAQSVGRPDRKNCGTCHFYGGGGDGVKHGDLDSSLYNPSQQLDVHMSEEGGDFTCVRCHTTEAHSIAGRCYKKPAYEERKSLIDDDQIKRISCVSCHTTTPHKPGHKANDHTDMVACQSCHIPEFARVNPTKMWWDWSKAGRLNEKGKPILTEGKYGKHSYHGKKGEFRWEKNVVPEYDWFNGSLEYQLFTEKFDPANAPIELNKVQGSREDPRALIYPFKIHRAKQPYDTKLNKFVNVHLFGKDKNAYWKSYDWQRAITAGMDYMGLPYSGEFDFIETEYHFPITHMVAPKEDSLACNQCHADNARLAQLTGFYMPGRDKNVLVDTIGWLAVIGSLGGVGIHAALRRRFAKKRQTNGGAGHE from the coding sequence ATGCACTTCAACCGACCAGCACCACTGCGCGTGGCGTGGCTTGGCCTGGCAGTCCTGCTCCTCTGGAGCACCACGGGGCTGGCCGCTGTGGAGGACCAGCAGCAAAGCGTGGACAAAGACTACGGCGCGGCCGAAGCCCGCAAAGTCGTCGAAGCGCCCAAGCGATGGATCACCGCTGACCACTCAAAGCACAAAATCCTGCAAAAAGATTTCGAATCAGGCCCCGAAGTCACAGAGGCGTGTCTGACCTGTCACAACGAGGCCGCTCTCCAGTTCCACGAAACCATCCACTGGACCTGGATTTGCCCGGCCGATCCCAATAAGGAGATGGGCAAGAACGGCGTCAGTATGAACAACTTCTGAATGTCCATCAAAAGCAACGAGGCTCGTTGCACATCCTGTCACGCCGGGTACGGCTGGGAAGACAAGAATTTTGATTTCACCTCGGAAAAAAATGTCGACTGTCTCGTCTGCCACGAACAGACCGGGACCTATAAAAAATTCCCCACCGGGGCTGGCCATCCAGTCTCGGAGCCCAAAAAGTTCGGGGGCAAAATGTTCTATCCGCCGAACTGGAACAAGGTCGCCCAGAGCGTGGGGCGGCCGGACCGTAAAAACTGCGGCACCTGCCACTTCTACGGCGGGGGCGGCGACGGCGTGAAGCATGGCGACCTGGACAGTTCCCTGTACAATCCCTCCCAGCAACTCGACGTCCACATGAGCGAAGAGGGCGGGGATTTTACTTGTGTTCGTTGCCACACCACGGAAGCCCACTCCATTGCCGGCCGGTGCTATAAAAAGCCCGCCTACGAAGAACGCAAAAGCCTTATCGATGACGACCAGATCAAACGCATCTCCTGCGTCTCCTGCCACACGACCACGCCCCACAAGCCGGGGCACAAGGCCAACGACCACACGGACATGGTTGCCTGCCAATCTTGCCATATCCCGGAATTTGCCCGGGTCAACCCGACCAAGATGTGGTGGGACTGGTCCAAGGCCGGTCGCCTCAACGAAAAAGGCAAACCGATCCTCACCGAGGGCAAATACGGCAAGCACTCCTACCACGGCAAGAAAGGGGAGTTTCGCTGGGAAAAGAATGTGGTTCCGGAATACGACTGGTTCAACGGCTCCCTGGAATACCAGTTGTTCACCGAAAAATTCGATCCGGCCAATGCGCCCATTGAATTGAACAAAGTCCAGGGATCTCGTGAAGATCCCAGGGCTCTGATCTACCCCTTCAAGATCCACCGCGCTAAACAGCCCTATGACACCAAACTGAACAAGTTCGTCAATGTCCACCTTTTCGGCAAAGACAAAAACGCCTACTGGAAATCCTATGATTGGCAGCGGGCCATTACGGCGGGCATGGACTACATGGGATTGCCCTACAGCGGGGAATTCGATTTCATTGAAACCGAATACCACTTCCCCATCACCCACATGGTCGCCCCTAAGGAAGACTCCTTGGCTTGCAACCAATGCCACGCGGACAACGCTCGCTTGGCCCAGCTGACCGGCTTCTACATGCCCGGACGCGATAAAAATGTCCTCGTTGACACCATCGGCTGGTTAGCCGTGATCGGCTCGCTGGGCGGGGTTGGCATCCATGCGGCGTTGCGGCGCAGATTCGCCAAGAAACGCCAAACCAACGGAGGAGCCGGGCATGAATAA
- a CDS encoding VOC family protein has product MQHPSSEEIQDQFSQNDVRLAEDAEAIREMRQQKGLEGLVGGLEGVIINTEPQMHERAVAELLRTTGMQAGECFAEATRRISRLQAANSPDLILQTRLQGDNPFWDLNMNPKSRFLPNTRLETFVFRTEDLAEYVRLQRDRGVAFMTEEIQQYPDYDFIQTRPSRFTNNSLGFIQWKNPGGSLAAAQAEPAAALPEKPALAHLDNIGRLDHCATRVTAAERDQAILEFMELTNYNFDFAIYVDSLNSITNVARLSDTDFAMVFTSGIAAATGPETAGPTEQFIVNYGRRVHHMAFATDNIDATYDALERDGMRFLVELVGSEEEGLQQTFTMPSKYTLLVNEYIHRYGDFDGFFTKSNVTTLTEATGRQ; this is encoded by the coding sequence ATGCAGCATCCATCCAGTGAAGAGATCCAGGACCAATTTTCCCAAAACGATGTCCGGTTGGCCGAAGACGCCGAGGCCATCCGCGAAATGCGGCAACAAAAAGGCCTGGAAGGCCTGGTCGGCGGTTTGGAAGGGGTCATCATCAACACCGAACCGCAGATGCACGAACGGGCGGTGGCTGAACTGTTGCGCACCACCGGCATGCAGGCCGGGGAATGCTTTGCTGAGGCCACTCGGCGGATCAGCCGTCTGCAGGCGGCAAACTCCCCTGATCTGATCCTGCAGACCAGACTCCAGGGGGACAATCCGTTTTGGGACCTGAACATGAACCCCAAATCCCGGTTTTTGCCCAATACCAGGCTGGAAACGTTTGTCTTTCGCACCGAAGACCTTGCCGAATATGTCCGGTTGCAGCGCGACCGGGGCGTCGCCTTCATGACCGAAGAGATCCAGCAATACCCGGATTACGACTTTATCCAGACCAGGCCCTCGCGGTTCACGAACAACTCCTTGGGTTTTATCCAATGGAAAAACCCGGGTGGCAGCCTGGCTGCAGCACAGGCCGAGCCAGCCGCAGCACTTCCGGAGAAACCGGCCTTGGCCCATTTGGACAATATCGGGCGACTGGACCACTGCGCCACCCGAGTCACGGCGGCAGAACGGGACCAGGCCATTCTGGAATTCATGGAGTTGACCAACTACAATTTCGACTTCGCCATCTACGTCGATTCCTTGAACTCCATCACCAATGTGGCCCGCTTGTCGGATACCGACTTCGCCATGGTCTTCACTTCGGGCATTGCCGCTGCCACCGGACCGGAAACAGCCGGCCCGACGGAGCAGTTCATCGTCAACTACGGGCGCCGGGTGCACCACATGGCCTTTGCCACTGACAATATCGACGCCACGTATGACGCCCTGGAGCGCGACGGCATGCGCTTCCTGGTCGAACTGGTCGGCTCCGAGGAGGAAGGCCTGCAGCAAACATTCACCATGCCGTCGAAATACACCCTGCTGGTCAACGAATACATCCATCGCTACGGGGACTTTGACGGCTTTTTCACTAAATCGAACGTGACCACGCTCACCGAAGCCACCGGCCGGCAATAG
- a CDS encoding sigma-54 interaction domain-containing protein gives MTLPLPQSHPFFEDVVNTMQEGLLIVAPDGTIQMVNEALTHILGYEREELLGRSCAVLQCDQCQAARGQGGAHWCRLFAQGLERKRRCTVRRKDGHLVPVLKSASLLRHNQEVVGAVETVTDISLLDRHETAIKDLERALDREFCGMVGTAPAMRHLFSLLEKVAQSEAPVMVRGESGTGKELAARAVHECSPRREGPFIQLNCAALNEALLESELFGHVKGAFTGAYRARPGRFEVATGGTLFLDEVGDIPLSVQAKLLRVLETKQIERVGDHRPIEVDVRIVSATNRDLDRLVAEGEFREDLYYRINALPVAMPALRERPEDIPWLASHFLGLVRQNSGKALTGLTPEALRSVVAYPWPGNVRELKSALEYASVLAETGRLKTEHLPPHITAANPSAQPAASHSGEETADAQRQALIEALRQSGGNQSRAAQLLGVSRVTVYNRMRKYGLTVQTVVESRH, from the coding sequence ATGACATTGCCGTTGCCCCAGTCACATCCGTTTTTCGAGGATGTGGTGAACACCATGCAGGAAGGATTGTTGATCGTGGCCCCGGACGGAACCATCCAGATGGTCAACGAGGCTTTAACGCATATCCTTGGCTATGAACGCGAAGAATTGCTCGGTCGTTCCTGTGCGGTCTTGCAGTGCGATCAATGCCAGGCGGCCCGCGGCCAGGGGGGCGCGCACTGGTGCCGTCTGTTTGCCCAGGGTCTGGAGCGCAAACGGAGGTGTACGGTCCGCCGGAAGGACGGCCACCTGGTACCGGTTCTGAAGAGTGCTTCGTTGCTCAGGCACAACCAGGAGGTTGTTGGGGCGGTGGAGACCGTGACCGATATTTCCCTTCTCGACCGCCACGAGACGGCCATCAAAGACCTTGAGCGGGCCTTGGACCGGGAATTTTGCGGTATGGTCGGCACGGCTCCGGCCATGCGTCACCTGTTTTCCTTGCTGGAAAAAGTGGCCCAAAGCGAAGCGCCGGTGATGGTGCGCGGCGAATCCGGAACCGGCAAGGAACTGGCGGCCCGGGCCGTGCACGAGTGCAGTCCGCGGCGCGAGGGACCGTTCATCCAACTCAATTGCGCCGCTCTCAATGAAGCTCTTTTGGAAAGCGAGCTTTTCGGACACGTCAAGGGCGCCTTTACCGGGGCCTATAGGGCTCGGCCGGGTCGGTTTGAAGTGGCGACGGGCGGGACGCTTTTTCTGGATGAAGTGGGGGATATTCCGCTCTCGGTCCAGGCCAAGCTGCTCCGGGTGCTGGAGACCAAGCAGATTGAACGGGTCGGTGACCACCGGCCCATTGAAGTGGATGTGCGGATCGTTTCGGCCACAAACCGTGATCTGGACCGTCTTGTTGCTGAGGGCGAGTTCAGGGAGGATCTGTATTACCGGATCAACGCCCTGCCGGTGGCCATGCCAGCCTTGCGGGAGCGTCCAGAGGATATCCCCTGGCTGGCTAGCCATTTCCTTGGTCTGGTCCGGCAAAATAGCGGCAAGGCGCTTACCGGACTGACCCCGGAGGCTCTGCGCTCTGTGGTCGCTTACCCTTGGCCGGGCAATGTCCGAGAGCTCAAAAGCGCTCTGGAGTACGCCAGTGTTCTGGCCGAAACTGGCCGTTTAAAGACGGAACACCTCCCGCCTCATATTACGGCAGCAAACCCATCAGCACAGCCGGCTGCAAGCCATTCCGGGGAAGAAACGGCTGATGCGCAGCGCCAGGCGTTGATAGAGGCCTTGCGGCAAAGCGGTGGCAACCAGAGCCGGGCTGCGCAATTGTTGGGGGTCTCCCGGGTGACCGTTTATAACCGGATGCGCAAATACGGTCTCACGGTGCAGACAGTGGTCGAAAGCCGGCACTGA
- a CDS encoding NAD-glutamate dehydrogenase domain-containing protein, with translation MSGAEQPEQEATLQQVKDSLASLADHVVPWFYQNMHEYYFKTHSPAEQLRHLQAIITGQVTTDNQSVQLKSPCGTRITYISPGADLDNLIHALEQLKEYKIQTARIYPSFDGSLRLDTFHLASAQPTSTQNHDFTPLAVELEHNRLISSQEKKPFLQFLDCASSDYVEKFEPGRAARHFKLIQDIAGTERVMVQLETEVYPGEDRITLAMNNPPRCGLLLEIMKTLQRMGVNTRRAYADLFAPQDRDSAAIISLYLQCEAQNGLSCSWDRLLQELRMVKWYAPDALEWFAAQRQWPLADVALLQAACDFVHHVLVKRDVYAYTLERIHKVVQDNFDLTEDLLRYFQARFDPAENEREDLLSLREGNVRQGLHDIFDETTRTIFKTLFTFFKSTLRTNAFVPRRLGLAFRLDPRELGALYPDKETPFGVYYFHGPRFSGFHVRYRDIARGGVRLVPTNTQEQYKLESNRLLDEVTGLAWAQQYKNKDIPEGGSKAVLLLKPGGEINLTWRAMIDALLDLIVCTEQELVLPDVIDYLKRREIIYLGPDEHITPEHITWAVNRAKHRGYRYPAAFMSSKPEAGINHKAYGVTSLGVVVFVEEVLKSLGLDPAHTDFTLKMTGGPAGDVASNAMRFLIAGYQEHARILSISDGHGAAYDPAGLDHTELLRLIEAGERAHQFNPERLSDSQAFVIEADTPENIRIRDELHNTVQADVFLPCGGRPETINEQNWHRFLDSRKRPSAKAIVEGANIFLSPVARDHLQAAGVLIVHGSSANKTGVIASSYEILAGLLLDDAAFMEIKTPYIEEVLEILKQRARDEARLLLKEYTWRGGTQPLTDLTVRLSEEINQLGDTIAHSLVSRGGDLNKAPLLRQCLFDYCPPVLVEKHGARLVRELPERHCWALLGAALASRIVYREGLGWLRELSSVRDIFDVATAYLEQEARLTDYLGQLKDSGAANATDMTAILQNMGRKYLTARHLGLDE, from the coding sequence ATGTCTGGCGCCGAACAACCGGAACAGGAAGCCACCCTCCAGCAGGTCAAGGACAGCCTGGCCTCCTTGGCCGATCACGTCGTGCCCTGGTTTTACCAGAACATGCACGAATACTATTTCAAGACCCACTCCCCAGCCGAACAACTCCGGCATCTTCAAGCCATCATCACCGGGCAGGTCACCACCGACAATCAAAGCGTCCAGCTCAAAAGCCCCTGCGGCACGCGAATCACCTATATCTCGCCGGGAGCGGACCTCGACAACCTCATCCACGCCCTGGAACAACTCAAAGAGTACAAGATCCAGACCGCGCGCATCTACCCCAGCTTTGACGGATCGCTCCGACTCGATACGTTCCATCTCGCCTCGGCGCAGCCCACCTCAACGCAGAACCACGATTTTACCCCGCTGGCTGTCGAACTCGAACACAACCGTCTCATCTCCAGTCAGGAGAAAAAGCCCTTTCTCCAATTCCTGGATTGCGCTTCGAGCGACTATGTCGAAAAATTCGAACCCGGTCGTGCGGCCCGCCATTTCAAGCTGATCCAGGACATCGCCGGAACCGAGCGGGTCATGGTCCAATTGGAAACCGAGGTCTATCCTGGCGAGGATCGCATTACCTTGGCCATGAACAATCCGCCGCGATGCGGGCTGCTCTTGGAGATCATGAAAACATTGCAGCGCATGGGTGTGAACACCCGCCGCGCCTATGCCGATCTCTTCGCCCCCCAGGACCGCGACAGCGCCGCGATCATCAGTCTCTATCTCCAATGCGAAGCCCAAAACGGACTCAGCTGTTCCTGGGACCGGTTGCTCCAGGAATTACGGATGGTCAAATGGTACGCCCCTGACGCCCTGGAGTGGTTCGCCGCCCAACGGCAGTGGCCGCTGGCCGACGTCGCCTTGCTCCAAGCGGCCTGCGACTTCGTCCACCATGTCCTGGTCAAACGGGATGTCTACGCCTATACCCTGGAACGGATCCACAAGGTCGTCCAAGACAATTTCGACCTCACTGAAGACCTCCTGCGGTACTTCCAGGCCCGATTCGATCCAGCAGAAAATGAACGAGAGGACCTTCTCTCCCTTCGCGAGGGCAACGTCCGTCAAGGCCTGCACGACATTTTCGACGAAACCACCCGAACCATTTTCAAGACGCTCTTCACCTTCTTCAAAAGCACACTGCGCACGAATGCTTTTGTCCCCCGACGCCTCGGACTGGCCTTCCGCCTCGATCCTCGTGAACTCGGGGCCCTGTACCCAGACAAGGAAACGCCTTTCGGTGTTTATTATTTTCATGGACCGCGCTTTTCCGGTTTTCATGTCCGCTACCGGGATATCGCCCGCGGCGGTGTCCGCCTGGTGCCGACCAACACCCAGGAACAATACAAACTCGAAAGCAACCGGCTTCTGGACGAAGTCACCGGCCTGGCCTGGGCCCAGCAATACAAAAACAAGGATATACCTGAGGGAGGATCCAAGGCGGTCTTGCTGCTGAAACCAGGTGGCGAGATCAATCTTACATGGCGGGCCATGATCGATGCCCTTTTGGACCTCATCGTCTGCACCGAGCAGGAACTCGTGCTGCCCGATGTGATCGACTACCTCAAGCGACGGGAAATCATCTATCTCGGTCCCGACGAGCACATCACCCCCGAGCATATCACCTGGGCCGTGAACCGGGCCAAGCACCGGGGCTACCGCTACCCTGCGGCCTTCATGAGTTCCAAACCCGAGGCCGGCATCAACCACAAGGCTTACGGAGTCACCAGCCTCGGCGTAGTCGTCTTTGTGGAAGAGGTCCTCAAGTCGCTCGGACTGGACCCGGCACACACCGATTTTACGCTCAAAATGACCGGCGGACCGGCCGGAGATGTGGCCTCAAACGCCATGCGCTTCCTGATTGCTGGCTACCAGGAACACGCCCGCATCCTCTCCATCTCCGATGGCCACGGAGCGGCCTATGATCCCGCAGGGCTGGACCACACCGAACTGCTGCGTCTGATCGAGGCCGGGGAACGGGCGCACCAATTCAACCCGGAGCGCCTTTCCGACTCCCAGGCCTTTGTCATAGAGGCCGACACCCCGGAAAATATCCGCATCCGGGACGAACTGCACAACACGGTCCAAGCCGATGTCTTTCTGCCTTGCGGGGGACGGCCGGAAACCATCAACGAACAAAACTGGCACCGGTTTCTGGACAGCCGGAAACGTCCCTCAGCCAAGGCCATTGTCGAGGGGGCGAATATTTTCCTCTCCCCCGTGGCCCGCGACCATCTCCAGGCCGCCGGTGTTCTGATCGTTCACGGCTCTTCAGCCAATAAAACCGGGGTCATCGCCTCTTCGTATGAGATTCTCGCCGGCTTGCTCCTGGACGACGCAGCGTTTATGGAGATCAAGACACCTTATATCGAAGAGGTTTTGGAGATCCTGAAACAGCGGGCCCGCGACGAGGCGCGGTTGCTGCTCAAGGAATACACATGGCGCGGCGGGACCCAGCCCTTGACCGACCTGACTGTGCGCTTGTCCGAAGAAATCAATCAGCTCGGGGACACCATCGCCCACAGCCTGGTCTCCAGGGGGGGCGACCTGAACAAGGCCCCTCTTCTCCGCCAATGCCTCTTCGACTATTGTCCCCCTGTCCTGGTGGAAAAACACGGCGCGCGCCTTGTCCGCGAGCTGCCAGAGCGTCATTGCTGGGCCCTGCTTGGCGCGGCGCTCGCCTCGCGCATCGTGTACCGGGAAGGATTGGGCTGGCTCCGCGAACTGAGCAGCGTGCGCGACATCTTTGACGTCGCCACAGCCTATTTGGAACAAGAAGCCCGACTCACCGATTACTTAGGCCAACTCAAGGATTCCGGTGCGGCCAATGCAACAGACATGACCGCCATCTTGCAGAACATGGGACGGAAATACCTGACCGCGCGGCACCTCGGCCTCGACGAATGA
- a CDS encoding cytochrome b/b6 domain-containing protein produces the protein MNNERPQKMYLYARFERFWHWAQALLILILLVTGFEIHGTYTLLGFERAFTVHNFCAWTWLVLYAFIVFWMITTGEWRQYTPTYKKVLEVAWYYAFGIFQGKPHPVPKTKRTKHNPLQRLTYLGIVSVLVPFQLITGYLYYFYNSWDQLGLDWGLSGVAILHTIGGFAMLVFVITHIYMTTTGHTVLAHTKAMITGWEEVHDPASVGEWEYKK, from the coding sequence ATGAATAACGAGAGACCGCAAAAGATGTACCTCTACGCTCGATTCGAGCGGTTCTGGCATTGGGCGCAGGCGCTGTTGATCCTGATCCTGCTGGTCACCGGCTTTGAAATCCACGGGACGTACACCCTGCTCGGATTCGAACGCGCTTTCACCGTGCACAACTTTTGTGCCTGGACCTGGCTTGTCCTGTACGCCTTCATCGTCTTCTGGATGATCACGACTGGTGAATGGCGTCAGTATACGCCAACCTACAAAAAGGTGTTGGAAGTGGCCTGGTACTATGCCTTCGGCATTTTTCAAGGCAAACCACACCCTGTGCCCAAGACCAAACGGACCAAACACAACCCTCTGCAGCGGCTGACCTATCTGGGGATCGTCTCCGTGCTGGTCCCCTTCCAACTCATAACCGGCTACCTCTACTATTTCTACAATAGTTGGGACCAGCTCGGGCTTGATTGGGGCCTGTCCGGGGTAGCCATTTTGCACACTATCGGTGGTTTCGCCATGCTCGTCTTCGTCATCACCCATATCTATATGACGACCACGGGCCACACGGTGCTAGCCCACACCAAGGCCATGATCACCGGATGGGAAGAAGTCCATGACCCGGCCAGCGTCGGGGAATGGGAATACAAAAAATAA
- a CDS encoding (Fe-S)-binding protein gives MTDPRVSFWYRLGVKLLVAVLAVSGFAQMPIFKRYYIADIPGLGWLAQFYTTHIVHYVAAAIFLALVGYVLARYFLQWKRDFRLRSSAWPRIFLFAVIIGTGALRVAKNLPDVHFDPTTTMLLDWVHLFAVIILGLVALPIWIVRRSGYLQPR, from the coding sequence ATGACTGATCCCCGCGTCTCCTTCTGGTATCGGCTGGGGGTGAAGCTGCTCGTGGCGGTGCTTGCCGTATCGGGCTTCGCGCAGATGCCGATATTCAAGCGGTATTATATTGCTGACATCCCGGGCCTGGGCTGGCTGGCCCAATTCTATACCACGCATATCGTTCATTATGTGGCAGCTGCCATCTTTCTGGCGCTGGTGGGGTATGTGCTCGCTCGCTATTTCCTGCAATGGAAGCGGGATTTCAGGCTTCGCTCCAGTGCCTGGCCGCGGATTTTTCTCTTCGCTGTGATTATCGGGACCGGGGCATTGCGTGTGGCCAAAAATCTGCCCGATGTCCATTTTGATCCGACCACGACGATGCTCCTGGATTGGGTGCACCTTTTTGCGGTCATCATTCTGGGCCTGGTGGCTCTGCCCATCTGGATCGTCAGGCGTAGCGGATACCTTCAGCCGCGATAG
- a CDS encoding glycoside hydrolase family 3 protein — MGKRFARKVGLLGMVVGLLMATVTASAAASPSLEAMVGQMLMIGFRGTTFEAKSPLGEAITEGNLGGVVLYGRDVALNKPMRNIRSAAQLQALTADLQDHARIPLFIAVDEEGGQVSRLAPRFGFPETVTAATWGRRNDPAWTRRGARAIGQRLRNLGCTINLAPVVDLNTNPDNPAIGKLERSFGANPDTVTRQAAAFIHGLHDAGILACIKHFPGHGSAYNDSHLGLTDISTTWSPKELEPYKRLVDRGLADAVMTAHVFHAGLDPKVPATLSAEIIPDILRREIGYEGVVISDDLQMGAIRQSFSLRQTVRRCLEADVDIFLFGNNLEYEPFVWRRVQRIVRDLVDQNIVSRSRIERSYERIQRLKERMDLFQGRS; from the coding sequence ATGGGAAAGAGGTTTGCCCGGAAGGTCGGGTTGCTCGGTATGGTGGTTGGGTTGCTGATGGCGACGGTGACGGCCTCTGCGGCTGCGTCACCCAGCCTAGAGGCTATGGTCGGCCAAATGCTCATGATCGGCTTTCGAGGCACGACTTTTGAGGCCAAAAGTCCCCTCGGCGAGGCGATTACAGAGGGCAATCTGGGCGGTGTGGTCCTTTATGGCCGAGATGTGGCCCTGAACAAACCGATGCGCAATATCCGCTCCGCCGCCCAACTGCAGGCGTTGACCGCTGACCTTCAGGACCACGCCCGGATTCCGCTTTTCATTGCCGTTGATGAGGAGGGCGGTCAGGTCAGCCGCCTCGCCCCTCGGTTTGGCTTTCCCGAGACTGTCACGGCGGCGACGTGGGGCCGACGCAACGATCCAGCCTGGACCAGGCGCGGGGCCAGGGCTATCGGGCAGCGGCTCCGGAACCTTGGGTGCACCATAAATCTCGCGCCGGTGGTTGATCTGAACACGAACCCCGACAATCCGGCTATCGGCAAGCTGGAACGGAGTTTCGGGGCCAATCCGGACACCGTCACGCGCCAGGCGGCTGCGTTTATCCACGGGCTGCACGACGCCGGCATTCTGGCCTGCATCAAGCATTTTCCAGGTCACGGCAGCGCGTATAACGATTCCCATCTGGGGTTGACCGATATCAGCACGACCTGGTCGCCCAAGGAATTGGAACCCTATAAACGGCTCGTCGACCGGGGACTGGCAGACGCTGTGATGACCGCCCATGTCTTTCATGCCGGATTGGATCCGAAGGTGCCGGCGACGTTGTCGGCCGAGATCATTCCCGATATTCTGCGCCGGGAGATCGGGTATGAGGGGGTGGTGATCAGCGACGATCTGCAGATGGGGGCTATTCGCCAGTCATTTTCGCTGCGGCAGACGGTGCGCCGGTGTCTGGAAGCGGATGTGGATATTTTCCTGTTCGGCAATAACCTGGAGTATGAGCCGTTTGTCTGGCGCCGTGTCCAGCGGATCGTGCGGGACCTTGTCGATCAGAACATTGTCTCTCGCTCCCGCATCGAGCGCTCCTACGAACGAATCCAAAGGCTTAAAGAGCGGATGGACCTGTTTCAAGGGAGATCGTGA
- a CDS encoding 4Fe-4S dicluster domain-containing protein, with amino-acid sequence MPTKLSRRNFLKSLGLGATAAVMPSTFAAAARGEELATLLDLSKCVGCENCVYACKEVNQDKFPEPEKPFPTMYPSRVPVQDWSDKREVKDRLTPYNWLYIQTAYVDYGGQSWEIHVPRRCLHCQNPPCANLCPWGAARKQDNGIVRIDEAICLGGSKCNKVCPWHIPQRQTGVGLYLDLLPSLAGNGVMYKCDRCFDRIAEGKVPACIEACPFDVQTIGPRSEIVAEAHRLAEKMPGFIYGEHENGGTNTLYVSPVPFDRLNAAVQQGAGQPDLEPHPDMLSSETNLAKAMLIAPVAGLAAGALHAVRLVQNETKEDTDD; translated from the coding sequence ATGCCAACAAAGCTCTCGCGACGGAATTTTTTAAAATCCCTTGGATTGGGAGCTACGGCGGCGGTAATGCCGTCGACCTTTGCCGCAGCAGCCCGGGGCGAAGAACTGGCGACCCTGCTGGATCTTTCCAAATGCGTCGGCTGCGAAAACTGTGTCTACGCCTGCAAGGAGGTCAATCAGGACAAGTTTCCTGAGCCGGAAAAACCGTTTCCCACAATGTATCCCAGCCGGGTTCCGGTCCAGGACTGGTCGGACAAGCGCGAGGTCAAAGACCGGCTGACTCCCTACAATTGGTTGTATATCCAGACCGCGTATGTCGATTACGGCGGCCAGTCCTGGGAGATCCATGTCCCCCGTCGGTGTCTGCACTGCCAGAATCCGCCCTGCGCCAATCTCTGCCCCTGGGGGGCCGCCCGCAAACAGGACAACGGGATCGTGCGGATTGACGAGGCCATTTGTCTCGGCGGATCCAAATGCAACAAGGTCTGCCCCTGGCACATCCCGCAGCGCCAGACCGGGGTGGGGCTGTATCTGGATCTCTTGCCCAGCCTCGCCGGCAACGGGGTGATGTACAAGTGCGACCGGTGTTTCGACCGCATCGCCGAGGGGAAAGTCCCCGCCTGTATCGAAGCCTGCCCCTTTGATGTCCAGACCATTGGACCGCGCAGTGAGATCGTGGCCGAGGCCCATCGCCTGGCTGAAAAGATGCCGGGCTTTATCTACGGCGAGCATGAAAACGGGGGCACGAATACGCTCTATGTCTCCCCCGTGCCCTTCGATCGACTGAACGCAGCTGTGCAACAGGGGGCCGGTCAGCCCGATCTCGAGCCACACCCCGATATGCTTTCTTCGGAAACCAATCTGGCCAAGGCGATGCTCATCGCCCCGGTGGCCGGTCTTGCCGCAGGGGCCCTGCACGCCGTACGCTTGGTCCAAAACGAGACCAAGGAGGACACCGATGACTGA